The Oryctolagus cuniculus unplaced genomic scaffold, mOryCun1.1 SCAFFOLD_108, whole genome shotgun sequence genome has a segment encoding these proteins:
- the LOC127485819 gene encoding large ribosomal subunit protein eL28, whose translation MSAHLQWMVVRNCSSFLIKRNKQTYSTEPNNLKARNSFRYNGLIHRKTVGVEPAADGKGVVVVMKRRSGQRKPATSYVRTTINKNARATLSSIRHMIRKNKYRPDLRMAAIRRASAILRSQKPVMVKRKRTRPTKSS comes from the coding sequence ATGTCCGCGCACCTGCAGTGGATGGTCGTGCGCaactgctccagcttcctgatcaagAGGAACAAGCAGACGTACAGCACGGAGCCCAACAACCTGAAGGCCCGCAACTCGTTCCGCTACAACGGGCTTATCCACCGCAAGACCGTGGGCGTGGAGCCGGCGGCCGACGGCAAGGGCGTCGTGGTGGTCATGAAGCGCAGATCCGGCCAGCGGAAGCCGGCCACCTCGTACGTGCGCACCACCATCAACAAGAACGCCCGGGCCACGCTCAGCAGTATCCGGCACATGATTCGCAAGAACAAGTACCGCCCCGACCTGCGCATGGCCGCCATCCGCAGAGCCAGCGCCATCCTGCGCAGCCAGAAGCCCGTGATGGTGAAGAGGAAGCGCACCCGCCCCACCAAGAGCTCTTGA